One segment of Triticum aestivum cultivar Chinese Spring chromosome 2A, IWGSC CS RefSeq v2.1, whole genome shotgun sequence DNA contains the following:
- the LOC123190203 gene encoding coatomer subunit epsilon-1, with protein MATPDLLFNLRNLFYLGAYQSAINNSDVPGLDADAAAERDVIVFRSYIALGSYQLVISEIDSSAATSLQAVKLLALYLTGDKEGAISSLKEWLSDSAIGSNPVLRLIAGIIFMHEQDYNEALKHTHTGGTLDLHALNVQIFLKMHRSDYADKQLKIMQQTDEDHTLTQLANAWLDIAVGGSKIREAYLIFQDFAEKYPMTGMVLNGKAVCCMHMGSFEEAETLLLEALNKDAKDPETLANLIVCNLHLGKPSSRYFSQLKLSHPDHVLVKTTTSAEDNFERALQAVA; from the exons ATGGCCACCCCCGACCTCCTCTTCAACCTGCGCAACCTCTTCTACCTCGGCGCCTACCAGTCCGCCATCAACAACAGCGACGTCCCGGGCCTCGACGCCGACGCCGCGGCCGAGCGCGACGTCATCGTCTTCCGCTCCTACATCGCCCTCGGATCCTACCAG CTGGTGATCAGCGAGATCGACTCGTCGGCGGCGACGTCGCTGCAGGCCGTCAAGCTGCTCGCGCTCTACCTCACCGGAGACAAG GAAGGTGCGATCTCCAGCCTGAAGGAATGGTTGAGTGATTCAGCTATAGGAAGCAATCCTGTTCTGCGATTGATTGCTGGAATTATATTTATGCATGAGCAAGACTACAATGAGGCTCTCAAGCACACACACACTGGGGGGACTCTGGACCT GCATGCACTGAATGTCCAGATCTTCCTTAAGATGCACCGGTCAGATTATGCTGACAAGCAACTGAAGATCATGCAACAAACCGACGAGGACCATACACTGACACAACTAGCAAATGCTTGGCTCGATATTGCTGTT GGTGGCTCTAAGATCCGGGAAGCTTATCTCATATTCCAGGACTTCGCTGAAAAGTACCCTATGACTGGAATGGTTCTTAATGGCAAGGCAGTTTGCTGTATGCATATGGGGAGCTTTGAGGAGGCTGAAACTCTATTGCTTGAAGCCCTAAACAAG gatgcaaaggatcctGAAACTCTTGCCAATCTTATTGTATGTAATCTCCACCTTGGCAAACCGTCGTCACGATACTTCAG CCAGCTGAAGCTGTCGCACCCTGATCACGTGCTAGTTAAGACCACCACGTCAGCGGAGGATAATTTCGAGAGGGCACTCCAAGCCGTCGCCTGA
- the LOC123190205 gene encoding 36.4 kDa proline-rich protein, with amino-acid sequence MARIAPLVLVALLSVLSVPSSACPSCPTPTTPPPPPPPKVKPPPPPSSVPCPPPPYSPAPTPPTPATPSPPAPSSPTGKCPVDVLKLVACVDALNGLVHAVVGANASETCCPLLSGVADLDAALCLCTTIKAKALNVKLVLPVAISVLVNQCGKHVPSSFQCPS; translated from the coding sequence ATGGCCCGCATTGCGCCGCTCGTGCTGGTGGCGCTGCTCTCCGTGCTGTCCGTGCCCTCGTCGGCGTGCCCCAGCTGCCCGACCCCGACGacgcctcccccgccgccgccgccgaaggtgaagcccccgcccccgccgtcgtCGGTGCCGTGCCCTCCGCCGCCGTACTCCCCCGCGCCGACGCCCCCGACGCCGGCGACGCCTAGCCCTCCGGCGCCGTCGTCGCCGACGGGCAAGTGCCCCGTGGACGTGCTGAAGCTGGTGGCGTGCGTGGACGCGCTCAACGGGCTGGTGCACGCGGTGGTGGGCGCCAACGCCAGCGAGACCTGCTGCCCGCTGCTGTCCGGCGTGGCCGACCTCGACGCCGCGCTCTGCCTCTGCACCACCATCAAGGCCAAGGCGCTGAACGTCAAGCTCGTGCTCCCCGTCGCCATCTCGGTGCTCGTCAACCAGTGCGGCAAGCACGTGCCGTCCTCGTTCCAGTGCCCTTCATGA